A window of Oncorhynchus tshawytscha isolate Ot180627B linkage group LG10, Otsh_v2.0, whole genome shotgun sequence contains these coding sequences:
- the sb:cb1081 gene encoding sterile alpha motif domain-containing protein 9-like isoform X1, whose product MAHNKDSSLSNAPGCESYVGSETRDSISLLDVLYADAFEKEDIDSAIAKKTEVDFYSGAPPQWLNFCWAGRATSADKTTPFIKRDGYTELMKNINKQCKGDLTSTIKLLHQPGSGGTTLAKQVLWDMRKTLRCAVLTGPTSDITAIAKEVILLFTAGGQGHQNTVLLLLEDDRILENLQDAIIKEIAKRNIVTHRPVVIILNCVHKAVIKQEDHNKSRQVILRMELSEAEKQQFEEKQIEISRSYSNEHKQFHGFNIMRENFSEDYVKETCAFLDVRKKKRRPKKSQLLAFLSLVNAYVPGSHLLESQCQAFLGPPDPIYGGPSFEQRMEPFTHLIVTFPSQQGQDKHVRMAHPLIAQQCVELLATAGVTRSDTARNFLTDFCGEEVQQHLMPVIKDMLTKREITVDHQQKTGHVCVLQNKPTKREMGEERKDTFSRLIHDIEANEYKSNCVSVLRLASEKITQNPFFPQALARFFYIRMEEYGKAEHWAKIAKDRDPKNSFVADTLGQVYKNHLNSRVHVSSISAQDILQLAVKAFEAFKDEERAAENEQGADMQDDGMTKVSRIFNNRGLFGYLQVANIVFDSLVSLDNKWQKVLTMEISADTFFLSIRQKNLFKYKPLIISLRDEVERKCEFFDGYLTYSKPNIKENEPHYFQTDVKNCYCKYVGTCTPIHSESAIGVPLQKLKEEMAIAFPGLLCCLDKGYDKTHLRQITKLWEEIQECEKKKDGVGEKKAAQNFILANIILSKVEAASPMLTPLPILRSTLERHLLANYGNQTPEFYLLVLLLFWPEEHKKIGFNIDLNKHIIEMQDSYNNTYKKHLRSRYLRPLIFLGKGEGLRRLVHRSKIDNLLVEENPMARPEFLSQKWSSGKVWREPSVQDLLLPVNGVVRQHRVFACVDGKEIKVCADQQSKVWKSGDVCFYLGFTIRGPVAYGIHYPTHHGHFSHSDRMTGEVPRKMLEVPDIKSIKDEPVRSCTTCANVMCSLIQESTNWVQVEPVVFIEEGPMFSMSTPGRYECRVSGLRWVCKDHVNLKYQFSSWEPHRAMMKHLGYKQGGPLLDVTIIAGELEEVHLPHFACFGDDPSFKEKVRVLHVEDSDVSIEQVDEVTLFHVKILHPTFSPKGVLVRSGFPVKAHCDLLLYQAKAAFLTLHAYLVPCDSSVEQAMKKKEQSYGYRSIRKPRPVKSLRMKDWFSLTTSSLSAEVKPPKMKLRYENTKPNFFEVFIKDADVDFGMKLISDVEGEIVWDHTIRKADYRVERTHNSQSQHFVDLHRTDLIQRVSEVDPILDRLLKRRVITDNGYSDVRSERTKQKKMRELFDGPLTGCGPKGKDIFLEILKEQEPFLIRELKGE is encoded by the exons ATGGCACACAACAAGGACTCATCTCTGTCCAATGCCCCTGGTTGTGAAAGTTACGTTGGAAGTGAAACCAGGGATTCCATTTCACTTCTGGATGTTTTGTACGCAGATGCATTTGAAAAAGAGGACATAGACTCTGCAATAGCTAAGAAGACCGAGGTAGATTTTTACAGCGGAGCCCCACCTCAATGGCTTAACTTCTGCTGGGCTGGAAGGGCAACGTCAGCTGATAAAACAACTCCCTTTATCAAAAGAGACGGTTACACTGAActgatgaaaaatattaataaacaGTGTAAGGGCGACCTAACTTCTACCATCAAGCTGCTGCATCAGCCAGGCAGCGGAGGAACCACTCTGGCCAAGCAGGTGCTCTGGGATATGAGGAAAACACTGAGGTGTGCTGTTCTAACAGGCCCTACCTCAGATATTACCGCTATCGCCAAGGAGGTGATTCTCCTTTTCACTGCAGGCGGTCAAGGCCACCAGAACACTGTGCTCTTACTGCTGGAAGATGATCGTATTCTGGAGAATCTGCAGGATGCCATCATCAAAGAGATTGCAAAGAGAAACATCGTGACCCACAGGCCTGTGGTCATAATTTTAAACTGTGTGCATAAGGCAGTTATCAAACAAGAGGACCATAACAAATCAAGACAAGTTATTCTCAGGATGGAACTTTCTGAAGCTGAGAAACAACAGTTTGAGGAGAAACAGATTGAGATCAGTAGAAGCTACAGCAATGAACACAAACAGTTTCATGGCTTTAACATAATGCGAGAAAATTTTAGTGAAGATTATGTTAAAGAAACATGTGCCTTTTTAGATGTCAGGAAAAAAAAAAGAAGGCCTAAAAAATCCCAGCTTCTTGCATTCTTATCACTGGTGAATGCCTACGTTCCTGGATCCCACCTTCTGGAGTCTCAATGTCAGGCATTCCTGGGGCCTCCAGATCCCATTTATGGAGGCCCTTCCTTTGAGCAGCGAATGGAGCCTTTCACTCATCTGATAGTGACATTCCCTTCACAACAGGGACAAGACAAACATGTCCGCATGGCTCACCCACTGATTGCACAGCAGTGTGTTGAGTTACTGGCTACAGCAGGTGTGACCAGGAGTGATACAGCAAGGAACTTTCTGACAGACTTTTGTGGAGAAGAGGTGCAGCAACATTTGATGCCTGTCATCAAAGACATGCTAACTAAGAGGGAAATCACAGTGGACCATCAGCAGAAGACAGGACATGTATGTGTTTTACAAAACAAGCCAACAAAAAGGGaaatgggagaagagaggaaagacacGTTTTCCAGGTTGATTCACGATATTGAAGCCAATGAATACAAAAGCAATTGTGTATCTGTTTTGCGATTAGCTTCAGAGAAAATCACGCAAAACCCATTTTTTCCTCAAGCTCTTGCTCGTTTCTTTTACATTAGGATGGAGGAATATGGTAAAGCAGAGCACTGGGCAAAAATAGCAAAAGACAGAGATCCTAAGAATTCATTTGTTGCTGACACTCTGGGGCAAGTATACAAGAACCATTTAAATAGCAGGGTCCATGTTTCTTCCATCTCTGCACAAGACATCTTGCAACTGGCAGTAAAGGCCTTTGAGGCTTTCAAAGATGAGGAAAGGGCTGCTGAAAATGAGCAAGGAGCAGACATGCAAGATGATGGTATGACCAAAGTCTCACGGATCTTTAACAACAGAGGACTATTTGGTTATCTACAGGTTGCCAACATTGTTTTTGACTCGCTTGTCTCTCTTGACAATAAATGGCAAAAGGTCCTTACCATGGAAATATCAGCTGACACCTTTTTCTTATCAATCAGACAGAAAAATCTCTTCAAGTACAAGCCACTCATCATCAGCCTCAGGGATGAGGTGGAGAGGAAATGTGAGTTTTTTGATGGTTACCTGACTTACTCCAAGCCCAACATTAAAGAAAATGAACCGCATTACTTTCAGACTGATGTCAAGAACTGCTACTGCAAATACGTGGGGACATGTACACCTATACACTCAGAGTCTGCAATAGGTGTACCCCTCCAGAAGCTCAAAGAAGAAATGGCCATTGCCTTCCCTGGACTGCTTTGCTGTCTTGATAAGGGCTATGATAAAACTCACTTGCGCCAAATAACAAAACTGTGGGAGGAAATACAAGAATGTGAAAAAAAGAAAGATGGTGTTGGTGAGAAAAAAGCTGCCCAAAACTTCATCCTTGCCAACATCATCTTAAGCAAAGTGGAAGCAGCATCTCCAATGCTTACCCCGTTGCCAATCCTAAGAAGCACTCTGGAGAGACATCTATTGGCCAATTACGGTAACCAAACCCCAGAGTTTTACCTCTTAGTCCTTTTGCTATTTTGGCCCGAGGAGCATAAGAAAATAGGATTCAATATTGACCTCAATAAACATATTATTGAGATGCAAGACTCCTACAACAACACATACAAGAAGCATCTTCGCTCAAGGTACCTTCGCCCCCTTATTTTCCTGGGTAAGGGTGAGGGTTTGAGAAGACTGGTTCATAGATCAAAAATAGACAACCTATTGGTAGAGGAGAATCCAATGGCAAGGCCAGAGTTTCTCTCTCAAAAgtggagcagtggtaaggtgtggAGAGAACCCAGTGTCCAGGACCTTCTTCTTCCAGTCAATGGAGTGGTTAGACAGCACCGGGTGTTTGCTTGTGTTGATGGCAAGGAGATTAAAGTTTGTGCCGACCAACAAAGCAAAGTTTGGAAGTCTGGAGACGTCTGCTTCTACCTTGGCTTTACCATTAGAGGTCCTGTGGCCTATGGCATACACTACCCAACCCATCACGGACATTTCTCCCATTCAGATAGGATGACAGGGGAGGTACCTCGTAAAATGTTGGAAGTACCTGACATCAAATCGATCAAAGACG AGCCTGTGAGAAGCTGCACAACATGTGCCAATGTCATG TGTTCTCTTATTCAGGAGTCTACCAACTGGGTTCAGGTTGAACCTGTGGTCTTCATTGAAGAAGGCCCAATGTTCAG CATGTCTACCCCAGGGCGCTACGAGTGCAGAGTATCAGGGCTCCGGTGGGTATGTAAAGACCATGTCAATCTGAAGTATCAATTCAGCTCCTGGGAACCTCACAGGGCAATGATGAAACATTTGGGGTACAAGCAAGGAGGCCCTCTATTGGACGTCACAATCATTGCAGGAGAACTGGAAGAAGTGCATCTGCCACATTTTGCCTGTTTCG GCGATGATCCCTCCTtcaaagagaaagtgagagttcTACATGTAGAAGACAGTGATGTGTCCATAGAACAAGTGGATGAAGTCACCCTCTTCCACGTCAAGATCCTCCATCCAACCTTCTCTCCAAAAGGAGTTCTCGTGAGATCTGGCTTTCCGGTGAAAGCACACTGTGACTTGCTGCTCTACCAGGCCAAGGCAGCATTTCTCACCCTTCATGCATATCTGGTGCCCTGTGATTCTTCTGTAGAACAG GCAATGAAGAAAAAGGAGCAGTCTTATGGATACAGGAGTATCAGAAAACCTCGACCAGTGAAGTCCCTTCGGATGAAGGATTGGTTCAGCCTCACAACGTCGTCTCTCTCTGCTGAAGTTAAACCTCCT AAAATGAAGCTGAGGTATGAAAACACCAAACCAAACTTCTTTGAGGTGTTCATAAAAGATGCAGATGTTGACTTCGGTATGAAGCTAATCAGTGATGTGGAGGGGGAAATCGTCTGGGATCACACAATACGAAAAG CCGACTACAGAGTCGAAAGGACTCACAATTCACAAAGTCAGCACTTTGTGGACCTCCACCGGACAGACCTGATCCAGAGAGTGAGCGAGGTAGACCCCATCTTGGACAGACTCCTGAAGAGAAGAGTCATCACTGACAATGGCTACAGTGACGTGAGATCTGAAAGAACCAAACAGAAGAAGATGAGGGAGCTCTTTGATGGGCCCCTGACAGGATGTGGCCCCAAAGGCAAAGATATTTTCTTAGAGATCTTGAAAGAGCAGGAGCCATTTCTTATCAGAGAATTGAAGGGTGAATGA
- the sb:cb1081 gene encoding NACHT, LRR and PYD domains-containing protein 1 homolog isoform X4 codes for MSCMSTPGRYECRVSGLRWVCKDHVNLKYQFSSWEPHRAMMKHLGYKQGGPLLDVTIIAGELEEVHLPHFACFGDDPSFKEKVRVLHVEDSDVSIEQVDEVTLFHVKILHPTFSPKGVLVRSGFPVKAHCDLLLYQAKAAFLTLHAYLVPCDSSVEQAMKKKEQSYGYRSIRKPRPVKSLRMKDWFSLTTSSLSAEVKPPKMKLRYENTKPNFFEVFIKDADVDFGMKLISDVEGEIVWDHTIRKADYRVERTHNSQSQHFVDLHRTDLIQRVSEVDPILDRLLKRRVITDNGYSDVRSERTKQKKMRELFDGPLTGCGPKGKDIFLEILKEQEPFLIRELKGE; via the exons ATGTCATG CATGTCTACCCCAGGGCGCTACGAGTGCAGAGTATCAGGGCTCCGGTGGGTATGTAAAGACCATGTCAATCTGAAGTATCAATTCAGCTCCTGGGAACCTCACAGGGCAATGATGAAACATTTGGGGTACAAGCAAGGAGGCCCTCTATTGGACGTCACAATCATTGCAGGAGAACTGGAAGAAGTGCATCTGCCACATTTTGCCTGTTTCG GCGATGATCCCTCCTtcaaagagaaagtgagagttcTACATGTAGAAGACAGTGATGTGTCCATAGAACAAGTGGATGAAGTCACCCTCTTCCACGTCAAGATCCTCCATCCAACCTTCTCTCCAAAAGGAGTTCTCGTGAGATCTGGCTTTCCGGTGAAAGCACACTGTGACTTGCTGCTCTACCAGGCCAAGGCAGCATTTCTCACCCTTCATGCATATCTGGTGCCCTGTGATTCTTCTGTAGAACAG GCAATGAAGAAAAAGGAGCAGTCTTATGGATACAGGAGTATCAGAAAACCTCGACCAGTGAAGTCCCTTCGGATGAAGGATTGGTTCAGCCTCACAACGTCGTCTCTCTCTGCTGAAGTTAAACCTCCT AAAATGAAGCTGAGGTATGAAAACACCAAACCAAACTTCTTTGAGGTGTTCATAAAAGATGCAGATGTTGACTTCGGTATGAAGCTAATCAGTGATGTGGAGGGGGAAATCGTCTGGGATCACACAATACGAAAAG CCGACTACAGAGTCGAAAGGACTCACAATTCACAAAGTCAGCACTTTGTGGACCTCCACCGGACAGACCTGATCCAGAGAGTGAGCGAGGTAGACCCCATCTTGGACAGACTCCTGAAGAGAAGAGTCATCACTGACAATGGCTACAGTGACGTGAGATCTGAAAGAACCAAACAGAAGAAGATGAGGGAGCTCTTTGATGGGCCCCTGACAGGATGTGGCCCCAAAGGCAAAGATATTTTCTTAGAGATCTTGAAAGAGCAGGAGCCATTTCTTATCAGAGAATTGAAGGGTGAATGA
- the sb:cb1081 gene encoding sterile alpha motif domain-containing protein 9-like isoform X2: protein MAHNKDSSLSNAPGCESYVGSETRDSISLLDVLYADAFEKEDIDSAIAKKTEVDFYSGAPPQWLNFCWAGRATSADKTTPFIKRDGYTELMKNINKQCKGDLTSTIKLLHQPGSGGTTLAKQVLWDMRKTLRCAVLTGPTSDITAIAKEVILLFTAGGQGHQNTVLLLLEDDRILENLQDAIIKEIAKRNIVTHRPVVIILNCVHKAVIKQEDHNKSRQVILRMELSEAEKQQFEEKQIEISRSYSNEHKQFHGFNIMRENFSEDYVKETCAFLDVRKKKRRPKKSQLLAFLSLVNAYVPGSHLLESQCQAFLGPPDPIYGGPSFEQRMEPFTHLIVTFPSQQGQDKHVRMAHPLIAQQCVELLATAGVTRSDTARNFLTDFCGEEVQQHLMPVIKDMLTKREITVDHQQKTGHVCVLQNKPTKREMGEERKDTFSRLIHDIEANEYKSNCVSVLRLASEKITQNPFFPQALARFFYIRMEEYGKAEHWAKIAKDRDPKNSFVADTLGQVYKNHLNSRVHVSSISAQDILQLAVKAFEAFKDEERAAENEQGADMQDDGMTKVSRIFNNRGLFGYLQVANIVFDSLVSLDNKWQKVLTMEISADTFFLSIRQKNLFKYKPLIISLRDEVERKCEFFDGYLTYSKPNIKENEPHYFQTDVKNCYCKYVGTCTPIHSESAIGVPLQKLKEEMAIAFPGLLCCLDKGYDKTHLRQITKLWEEIQECEKKKDGVGEKKAAQNFILANIILSKVEAASPMLTPLPILRSTLERHLLANYGNQTPEFYLLVLLLFWPEEHKKIGFNIDLNKHIIEMQDSYNNTYKKHLRSRYLRPLIFLGKGEGLRRLVHRSKIDNLLVEENPMARPEFLSQKWSSGKVWREPSVQDLLLPVNGVVRQHRVFACVDGKEIKVCADQQSKVWKSGDVCFYLGFTIRGPVAYGIHYPTHHGHFSHSDRMTGEVPRKMLEVPDIKSIKDEPVRSCTTCANVMESTNWVQVEPVVFIEEGPMFSMSTPGRYECRVSGLRWVCKDHVNLKYQFSSWEPHRAMMKHLGYKQGGPLLDVTIIAGELEEVHLPHFACFGDDPSFKEKVRVLHVEDSDVSIEQVDEVTLFHVKILHPTFSPKGVLVRSGFPVKAHCDLLLYQAKAAFLTLHAYLVPCDSSVEQAMKKKEQSYGYRSIRKPRPVKSLRMKDWFSLTTSSLSAEVKPPKMKLRYENTKPNFFEVFIKDADVDFGMKLISDVEGEIVWDHTIRKADYRVERTHNSQSQHFVDLHRTDLIQRVSEVDPILDRLLKRRVITDNGYSDVRSERTKQKKMRELFDGPLTGCGPKGKDIFLEILKEQEPFLIRELKGE, encoded by the exons ATGGCACACAACAAGGACTCATCTCTGTCCAATGCCCCTGGTTGTGAAAGTTACGTTGGAAGTGAAACCAGGGATTCCATTTCACTTCTGGATGTTTTGTACGCAGATGCATTTGAAAAAGAGGACATAGACTCTGCAATAGCTAAGAAGACCGAGGTAGATTTTTACAGCGGAGCCCCACCTCAATGGCTTAACTTCTGCTGGGCTGGAAGGGCAACGTCAGCTGATAAAACAACTCCCTTTATCAAAAGAGACGGTTACACTGAActgatgaaaaatattaataaacaGTGTAAGGGCGACCTAACTTCTACCATCAAGCTGCTGCATCAGCCAGGCAGCGGAGGAACCACTCTGGCCAAGCAGGTGCTCTGGGATATGAGGAAAACACTGAGGTGTGCTGTTCTAACAGGCCCTACCTCAGATATTACCGCTATCGCCAAGGAGGTGATTCTCCTTTTCACTGCAGGCGGTCAAGGCCACCAGAACACTGTGCTCTTACTGCTGGAAGATGATCGTATTCTGGAGAATCTGCAGGATGCCATCATCAAAGAGATTGCAAAGAGAAACATCGTGACCCACAGGCCTGTGGTCATAATTTTAAACTGTGTGCATAAGGCAGTTATCAAACAAGAGGACCATAACAAATCAAGACAAGTTATTCTCAGGATGGAACTTTCTGAAGCTGAGAAACAACAGTTTGAGGAGAAACAGATTGAGATCAGTAGAAGCTACAGCAATGAACACAAACAGTTTCATGGCTTTAACATAATGCGAGAAAATTTTAGTGAAGATTATGTTAAAGAAACATGTGCCTTTTTAGATGTCAGGAAAAAAAAAAGAAGGCCTAAAAAATCCCAGCTTCTTGCATTCTTATCACTGGTGAATGCCTACGTTCCTGGATCCCACCTTCTGGAGTCTCAATGTCAGGCATTCCTGGGGCCTCCAGATCCCATTTATGGAGGCCCTTCCTTTGAGCAGCGAATGGAGCCTTTCACTCATCTGATAGTGACATTCCCTTCACAACAGGGACAAGACAAACATGTCCGCATGGCTCACCCACTGATTGCACAGCAGTGTGTTGAGTTACTGGCTACAGCAGGTGTGACCAGGAGTGATACAGCAAGGAACTTTCTGACAGACTTTTGTGGAGAAGAGGTGCAGCAACATTTGATGCCTGTCATCAAAGACATGCTAACTAAGAGGGAAATCACAGTGGACCATCAGCAGAAGACAGGACATGTATGTGTTTTACAAAACAAGCCAACAAAAAGGGaaatgggagaagagaggaaagacacGTTTTCCAGGTTGATTCACGATATTGAAGCCAATGAATACAAAAGCAATTGTGTATCTGTTTTGCGATTAGCTTCAGAGAAAATCACGCAAAACCCATTTTTTCCTCAAGCTCTTGCTCGTTTCTTTTACATTAGGATGGAGGAATATGGTAAAGCAGAGCACTGGGCAAAAATAGCAAAAGACAGAGATCCTAAGAATTCATTTGTTGCTGACACTCTGGGGCAAGTATACAAGAACCATTTAAATAGCAGGGTCCATGTTTCTTCCATCTCTGCACAAGACATCTTGCAACTGGCAGTAAAGGCCTTTGAGGCTTTCAAAGATGAGGAAAGGGCTGCTGAAAATGAGCAAGGAGCAGACATGCAAGATGATGGTATGACCAAAGTCTCACGGATCTTTAACAACAGAGGACTATTTGGTTATCTACAGGTTGCCAACATTGTTTTTGACTCGCTTGTCTCTCTTGACAATAAATGGCAAAAGGTCCTTACCATGGAAATATCAGCTGACACCTTTTTCTTATCAATCAGACAGAAAAATCTCTTCAAGTACAAGCCACTCATCATCAGCCTCAGGGATGAGGTGGAGAGGAAATGTGAGTTTTTTGATGGTTACCTGACTTACTCCAAGCCCAACATTAAAGAAAATGAACCGCATTACTTTCAGACTGATGTCAAGAACTGCTACTGCAAATACGTGGGGACATGTACACCTATACACTCAGAGTCTGCAATAGGTGTACCCCTCCAGAAGCTCAAAGAAGAAATGGCCATTGCCTTCCCTGGACTGCTTTGCTGTCTTGATAAGGGCTATGATAAAACTCACTTGCGCCAAATAACAAAACTGTGGGAGGAAATACAAGAATGTGAAAAAAAGAAAGATGGTGTTGGTGAGAAAAAAGCTGCCCAAAACTTCATCCTTGCCAACATCATCTTAAGCAAAGTGGAAGCAGCATCTCCAATGCTTACCCCGTTGCCAATCCTAAGAAGCACTCTGGAGAGACATCTATTGGCCAATTACGGTAACCAAACCCCAGAGTTTTACCTCTTAGTCCTTTTGCTATTTTGGCCCGAGGAGCATAAGAAAATAGGATTCAATATTGACCTCAATAAACATATTATTGAGATGCAAGACTCCTACAACAACACATACAAGAAGCATCTTCGCTCAAGGTACCTTCGCCCCCTTATTTTCCTGGGTAAGGGTGAGGGTTTGAGAAGACTGGTTCATAGATCAAAAATAGACAACCTATTGGTAGAGGAGAATCCAATGGCAAGGCCAGAGTTTCTCTCTCAAAAgtggagcagtggtaaggtgtggAGAGAACCCAGTGTCCAGGACCTTCTTCTTCCAGTCAATGGAGTGGTTAGACAGCACCGGGTGTTTGCTTGTGTTGATGGCAAGGAGATTAAAGTTTGTGCCGACCAACAAAGCAAAGTTTGGAAGTCTGGAGACGTCTGCTTCTACCTTGGCTTTACCATTAGAGGTCCTGTGGCCTATGGCATACACTACCCAACCCATCACGGACATTTCTCCCATTCAGATAGGATGACAGGGGAGGTACCTCGTAAAATGTTGGAAGTACCTGACATCAAATCGATCAAAGACG AGCCTGTGAGAAGCTGCACAACATGTGCCAATGTCATG GAGTCTACCAACTGGGTTCAGGTTGAACCTGTGGTCTTCATTGAAGAAGGCCCAATGTTCAG CATGTCTACCCCAGGGCGCTACGAGTGCAGAGTATCAGGGCTCCGGTGGGTATGTAAAGACCATGTCAATCTGAAGTATCAATTCAGCTCCTGGGAACCTCACAGGGCAATGATGAAACATTTGGGGTACAAGCAAGGAGGCCCTCTATTGGACGTCACAATCATTGCAGGAGAACTGGAAGAAGTGCATCTGCCACATTTTGCCTGTTTCG GCGATGATCCCTCCTtcaaagagaaagtgagagttcTACATGTAGAAGACAGTGATGTGTCCATAGAACAAGTGGATGAAGTCACCCTCTTCCACGTCAAGATCCTCCATCCAACCTTCTCTCCAAAAGGAGTTCTCGTGAGATCTGGCTTTCCGGTGAAAGCACACTGTGACTTGCTGCTCTACCAGGCCAAGGCAGCATTTCTCACCCTTCATGCATATCTGGTGCCCTGTGATTCTTCTGTAGAACAG GCAATGAAGAAAAAGGAGCAGTCTTATGGATACAGGAGTATCAGAAAACCTCGACCAGTGAAGTCCCTTCGGATGAAGGATTGGTTCAGCCTCACAACGTCGTCTCTCTCTGCTGAAGTTAAACCTCCT AAAATGAAGCTGAGGTATGAAAACACCAAACCAAACTTCTTTGAGGTGTTCATAAAAGATGCAGATGTTGACTTCGGTATGAAGCTAATCAGTGATGTGGAGGGGGAAATCGTCTGGGATCACACAATACGAAAAG CCGACTACAGAGTCGAAAGGACTCACAATTCACAAAGTCAGCACTTTGTGGACCTCCACCGGACAGACCTGATCCAGAGAGTGAGCGAGGTAGACCCCATCTTGGACAGACTCCTGAAGAGAAGAGTCATCACTGACAATGGCTACAGTGACGTGAGATCTGAAAGAACCAAACAGAAGAAGATGAGGGAGCTCTTTGATGGGCCCCTGACAGGATGTGGCCCCAAAGGCAAAGATATTTTCTTAGAGATCTTGAAAGAGCAGGAGCCATTTCTTATCAGAGAATTGAAGGGTGAATGA
- the sb:cb1081 gene encoding NACHT, LRR and PYD domains-containing protein 1 homolog isoform X3, whose translation MESTNWVQVEPVVFIEEGPMFSMSTPGRYECRVSGLRWVCKDHVNLKYQFSSWEPHRAMMKHLGYKQGGPLLDVTIIAGELEEVHLPHFACFGDDPSFKEKVRVLHVEDSDVSIEQVDEVTLFHVKILHPTFSPKGVLVRSGFPVKAHCDLLLYQAKAAFLTLHAYLVPCDSSVEQAMKKKEQSYGYRSIRKPRPVKSLRMKDWFSLTTSSLSAEVKPPKMKLRYENTKPNFFEVFIKDADVDFGMKLISDVEGEIVWDHTIRKADYRVERTHNSQSQHFVDLHRTDLIQRVSEVDPILDRLLKRRVITDNGYSDVRSERTKQKKMRELFDGPLTGCGPKGKDIFLEILKEQEPFLIRELKGE comes from the exons ATG GAGTCTACCAACTGGGTTCAGGTTGAACCTGTGGTCTTCATTGAAGAAGGCCCAATGTTCAG CATGTCTACCCCAGGGCGCTACGAGTGCAGAGTATCAGGGCTCCGGTGGGTATGTAAAGACCATGTCAATCTGAAGTATCAATTCAGCTCCTGGGAACCTCACAGGGCAATGATGAAACATTTGGGGTACAAGCAAGGAGGCCCTCTATTGGACGTCACAATCATTGCAGGAGAACTGGAAGAAGTGCATCTGCCACATTTTGCCTGTTTCG GCGATGATCCCTCCTtcaaagagaaagtgagagttcTACATGTAGAAGACAGTGATGTGTCCATAGAACAAGTGGATGAAGTCACCCTCTTCCACGTCAAGATCCTCCATCCAACCTTCTCTCCAAAAGGAGTTCTCGTGAGATCTGGCTTTCCGGTGAAAGCACACTGTGACTTGCTGCTCTACCAGGCCAAGGCAGCATTTCTCACCCTTCATGCATATCTGGTGCCCTGTGATTCTTCTGTAGAACAG GCAATGAAGAAAAAGGAGCAGTCTTATGGATACAGGAGTATCAGAAAACCTCGACCAGTGAAGTCCCTTCGGATGAAGGATTGGTTCAGCCTCACAACGTCGTCTCTCTCTGCTGAAGTTAAACCTCCT AAAATGAAGCTGAGGTATGAAAACACCAAACCAAACTTCTTTGAGGTGTTCATAAAAGATGCAGATGTTGACTTCGGTATGAAGCTAATCAGTGATGTGGAGGGGGAAATCGTCTGGGATCACACAATACGAAAAG CCGACTACAGAGTCGAAAGGACTCACAATTCACAAAGTCAGCACTTTGTGGACCTCCACCGGACAGACCTGATCCAGAGAGTGAGCGAGGTAGACCCCATCTTGGACAGACTCCTGAAGAGAAGAGTCATCACTGACAATGGCTACAGTGACGTGAGATCTGAAAGAACCAAACAGAAGAAGATGAGGGAGCTCTTTGATGGGCCCCTGACAGGATGTGGCCCCAAAGGCAAAGATATTTTCTTAGAGATCTTGAAAGAGCAGGAGCCATTTCTTATCAGAGAATTGAAGGGTGAATGA